GTGAGTGTTTCAGGTAAAGTCCAAGGTGGAATTACCGCTCACCAAAAACTTGAGCTACTCCCAACGGCCAATGTTGGTGGAGCAATCACAACTAAAGAGCTTCTCATTAAACCCGGGGCAACTTTTAACGGCAAGAGCACCATGACGGGTGAAGGCGCTCCCTTAGCCAAAACTGAAGAAGTAAAAAAACAAGATTTACCGGAACAGCCAAAAGAAAAATTACCGGAAAAAGCAGAAATTCTGGGCGCGGCGCCAACTTTTGAACTCGAAGAGTAAGTCGACGATGTCTTCAGCCTCGGATGTACTACTACATTACAGAAGCACCGCGCTCGCGAGATGACCATCGTGCACTTGAACGAGCTCGAGAGCTTCTCACTCTTCTTGGAATAGCGGGCGAGT
The DNA window shown above is from Candidatus Berkelbacteria bacterium and carries:
- a CDS encoding polymer-forming cytoskeletal protein, which produces MFDGATQDSAVGGPGTVVGANVKLTGTLSDVNDIIVHGTVEGEIISDKTVTISETASVKGPVTAQMVSVSGKVQGGITAHQKLELLPTANVGGAITTKELLIKPGATFNGKSTMTGEGAPLAKTEEVKKQDLPEQPKEKLPEKAEILGAAPTFELEE